The Thunnus thynnus chromosome 22, fThuThy2.1, whole genome shotgun sequence genome includes a window with the following:
- the LOC137174946 gene encoding ICOS ligand-like isoform X2 produces MRQTSLLRLLLLSLLLCCTTNQEITAKSGDDVTLHCQSPRDEAISLLGWIRPDLKEDDYVFFLRENRSYEHYQHPSFRGRVQLRDPEMKDGNVSVILKNVTINDTGTYKCRVSVNSKGRRKRATPELICTINLKVTQLETPGLKETRMETWEDVLDS; encoded by the exons ATGAGACAAACATCTCTTCTCCGGCTGCTCC TTCTGAGCTTACTGCTGTGCTGCACAACAAACCAAG AGATAACAGCAAAGTCTGGAGATGATGTCACTCTTCATTGTCAGAGTCCCAGAGATGAAGCCATCTCACTGTTAGGGTGGATCAGACCTGACCTGAAGGAAGATGATTACGTCTTCTTCTTAAGAGAGAACCGCTCATATGAACACTACCAGCATCCATCTTTTCGTGGTCGAGTGCAGCTGAGAGATCCAGAGATGAAGGACGGAAACGTTTCTGTGATTCTGAAGAACGTCACCATCAACGACACTGGAACATACAAGTGTCGTGTTTCTGTGAACAGCAAAGGACGCAGAAAGAGAGCCACACCAGAGCTCATCTGCACCATCAACCTGAAG GTCACACAGCTGGAAACACCTGGACTGAAGGAGACAAGGATGGAAACATGGGAGGACGTGTTGGACTCATAA
- the LOC137174946 gene encoding ICOS ligand-like isoform X1 — protein MRQTSLLRLLLLSLLLCCTTNQEITAKSGDDVTLHCQSPRDEAISLLGWIRPDLKEDDYVFFLRENRSYEHYQHPSFRGRVQLRDPEMKDGNVSVILKNVTINDTGTYKCRVSVNSKGRRKRATPELICTINLKVEDSGHTAGNTWTEGDKDGNMGGRVGLIIGLSVAAGVIVVGFVIFMIYKRNKNSSLPPAEEAGDQQMSEM, from the exons ATGAGACAAACATCTCTTCTCCGGCTGCTCC TTCTGAGCTTACTGCTGTGCTGCACAACAAACCAAG AGATAACAGCAAAGTCTGGAGATGATGTCACTCTTCATTGTCAGAGTCCCAGAGATGAAGCCATCTCACTGTTAGGGTGGATCAGACCTGACCTGAAGGAAGATGATTACGTCTTCTTCTTAAGAGAGAACCGCTCATATGAACACTACCAGCATCCATCTTTTCGTGGTCGAGTGCAGCTGAGAGATCCAGAGATGAAGGACGGAAACGTTTCTGTGATTCTGAAGAACGTCACCATCAACGACACTGGAACATACAAGTGTCGTGTTTCTGTGAACAGCAAAGGACGCAGAAAGAGAGCCACACCAGAGCTCATCTGCACCATCAACCTGAAGGTTGAAGACTCAG GTCACACAGCTGGAAACACCTGGACTGAAGGAGACAAGGATGGAAACATGGGAGGACGTGTTGGACTCATAATTGGACTGTCAGTTGCTGCAGGTGTGattgttgttggttttgtgaTCTTCATGATCTATAAAAGAAATAAGaattcatccctccctcctgctgAGGAAGCAGGTGACCAACAGATGTCTGAaatgtaa